A stretch of Myxococcus hansupus DNA encodes these proteins:
- a CDS encoding SDR family NAD(P)-dependent oxidoreductase — protein sequence MSERKATRQRFEGQAVIVTGASRGIGKAIALAFAAEGADIVLNYGSNEEAARRAATEVEALGRKCVLVPGSVASPDVPDQLREAALEGFGRVDVLVNNAGISRDGHLMMLQPAAWRETMDVNLHGTLACCQAVIPAMKQQGHGIIINMSSSAGLRGRAGQVPYAATKGALIGLTQTLAAELGPHGIRVNCVAPGFVETDMVAGLMGRPGVREGFIQATPIRRLGTVEDVANATLFLASPESAYVVGDVLRVNGGLVM from the coding sequence ATGAGCGAGCGCAAGGCAACACGTCAGCGGTTTGAGGGGCAGGCGGTCATCGTCACGGGCGCCTCGCGTGGCATCGGCAAGGCCATTGCCCTGGCCTTCGCGGCCGAGGGCGCGGACATCGTCCTCAACTACGGCAGCAATGAAGAGGCGGCGCGGCGGGCCGCCACGGAGGTGGAGGCACTGGGCCGCAAATGCGTGCTGGTGCCTGGCTCCGTCGCCAGTCCGGACGTCCCGGACCAGCTCCGGGAGGCGGCGCTCGAGGGCTTTGGCCGTGTCGACGTGCTCGTGAACAACGCGGGCATCAGCCGGGACGGACACCTGATGATGCTTCAGCCCGCGGCGTGGCGCGAGACGATGGACGTCAACCTCCATGGCACGCTCGCGTGCTGCCAGGCGGTCATCCCGGCCATGAAGCAGCAGGGCCACGGCATCATCATCAACATGTCCTCCTCCGCGGGACTTCGTGGACGCGCGGGACAGGTGCCCTACGCGGCCACCAAGGGGGCGTTGATTGGTTTGACGCAGACGCTGGCGGCGGAGCTGGGGCCGCACGGAATCCGGGTGAACTGCGTCGCCCCCGGCTTCGTGGAGACGGACATGGTGGCCGGGCTGATGGGCCGCCCGGGCGTGCGCGAGGGCTTCATCCAAGCCACGCCCATCCGCCGGCTCGGGACGGTGGAGGACGTCGCCAACGCCACGCTGTTCCTCGCCTCGCCAGAGAGCGCCTACGTGGTGGGCGACGTGCTGCGCGTGAACGGCGGATTGGTGATGTAG
- a CDS encoding SDR family oxidoreductase, with protein sequence MNHAETSTPFVQGLLHAHVALVTGAGQPVANAIARRLARAGARLALVSSPEHTRESAALAKELGGTLLMGCEAADAQAVGAVVRRTATELERIDLLINADLSREPGPLNELPPEQWKALLERQLSGPAWFCKEVIRPMMRQRSGRIINLVDATSGGTRRVVAEGLTAMTRALANELSRQGISVNTLAVHFLEEEARHLSPEQRKRLDGELGPLGRLGSAEEVAEAALFLASSAANLTTGQRLSATGGPA encoded by the coding sequence ATGAATCACGCTGAAACATCCACACCGTTCGTACAGGGATTGCTCCACGCGCATGTGGCGCTCGTCACGGGCGCGGGACAACCCGTCGCCAATGCCATCGCGCGGAGGCTGGCGCGCGCGGGCGCACGTCTGGCATTGGTCTCCTCCCCGGAGCACACGCGGGAGTCGGCCGCGCTCGCCAAGGAGCTGGGCGGGACGCTGCTCATGGGCTGCGAGGCGGCGGATGCCCAGGCGGTGGGCGCGGTGGTCCGCCGCACCGCCACGGAGCTGGAGCGAATCGACCTGCTCATCAACGCGGACTTGAGCCGCGAGCCGGGCCCCTTGAATGAGCTGCCCCCCGAGCAGTGGAAGGCCCTGCTCGAGCGCCAACTGAGTGGGCCGGCGTGGTTCTGCAAGGAGGTCATCCGTCCGATGATGCGCCAGCGCTCGGGGCGCATCATCAACCTGGTGGACGCCACCTCCGGGGGCACGCGCCGGGTGGTGGCCGAGGGCCTCACCGCGATGACCCGTGCGCTCGCGAACGAGCTGTCGCGGCAGGGCATCTCCGTGAACACGCTGGCGGTCCACTTCCTCGAGGAGGAAGCGCGGCATCTCTCCCCGGAGCAGCGCAAGCGGCTCGACGGCGAGCTGGGGCCGCTGGGAAGGCTCGGGAGCGCGGAGGAGGTCGCGGAGGCGGCGCTCTTCCTGGCCTCCAGCGCGGCCAACCTCACGACGGGCCAGCGCCTGTCCGCCACCGGAGGCCCGGCATGA
- a CDS encoding 3-hydroxyacyl-ACP dehydratase FabZ family protein has translation MGDDAFARIRNGTPHRFPMLLIDTVEHLSPGTGRASKQVSANEVLFERFGDAPPALPSCLLVDALGQVAILLLKGPDGEAPSVWYLGGIEAMHFHAPIPAGGVLRMEANILKRWRTTARVEVKAWLESGPAADGVMVLSQRGSKSDESR, from the coding sequence ATGGGTGATGACGCCTTCGCACGCATCCGGAACGGAACGCCGCACCGGTTCCCCATGCTCCTCATCGACACCGTGGAGCATCTTTCACCGGGCACGGGCCGCGCCTCGAAGCAGGTCTCCGCCAACGAGGTGCTGTTCGAACGTTTCGGTGACGCGCCTCCCGCCCTGCCCTCGTGCCTCCTCGTGGATGCGCTGGGACAGGTGGCCATCCTGCTCCTCAAGGGCCCCGACGGAGAGGCGCCGTCCGTCTGGTACCTCGGCGGCATCGAAGCGATGCACTTTCACGCCCCCATCCCGGCCGGCGGCGTCCTGCGGATGGAGGCAAACATTCTCAAGCGGTGGCGGACCACGGCCCGGGTCGAGGTCAAGGCCTGGCTCGAATCCGGGCCCGCAGCCGACGGCGTCATGGTGCTTTCCCAGAGAGGATCGAAGTCAGATGAATCACGCTGA
- a CDS encoding beta-ketoacyl synthase N-terminal-like domain-containing protein gives MSRTFVITGLGAVCPQPSDADSTWERIPDAALVKPPASLRHMDRLGRIALTATTLAWESAGLDASSGDALQTGIAFGSGYGCLPTNEEYLEGILERGGRYGNPVVFQNTVTNAATGAISMVHNLRGPTATLCSGWAAGLEALRFGCQQIGDGHAERMVVCSADTLQPGLLARLKLPTGPRVSEAACALVVEEQASARSRGARGHAEVAGSGHRGGSLTEQARTLARAVKDALHAAGIAPERLGTVFTCENTRKAFDGWEHRGLHEALGTHAARVEVVGIKETLGESFSAAGTLAVMQAARALDSGRLESDWVLVTALGGEGSALAVVLRRCSHG, from the coding sequence ATGAGCCGCACCTTCGTCATCACGGGGTTGGGCGCGGTCTGTCCTCAGCCCTCGGACGCCGACAGCACCTGGGAGCGCATCCCGGACGCGGCGCTGGTGAAACCGCCCGCCTCCTTGCGGCACATGGACCGGCTGGGACGCATCGCGCTGACCGCCACCACGCTTGCCTGGGAGAGCGCCGGGCTGGACGCCTCATCGGGAGACGCGCTCCAGACGGGCATCGCGTTCGGCTCGGGCTACGGGTGTCTGCCCACGAACGAGGAGTACCTCGAGGGCATCCTGGAGCGCGGCGGGCGCTACGGAAACCCGGTGGTGTTCCAGAACACCGTCACCAACGCGGCCACCGGCGCCATCTCCATGGTGCACAACCTCCGAGGCCCCACGGCGACGCTGTGTTCGGGCTGGGCCGCGGGCTTGGAGGCGCTGCGCTTCGGCTGTCAGCAAATCGGGGACGGCCACGCTGAGCGAATGGTGGTGTGCAGCGCGGACACACTTCAGCCCGGACTCCTCGCGAGACTGAAGCTCCCCACCGGACCGCGCGTGAGCGAGGCGGCCTGCGCCCTGGTCGTCGAAGAGCAGGCGTCCGCGCGAAGCCGTGGCGCGCGAGGTCATGCGGAGGTCGCCGGCAGCGGACACCGGGGAGGCTCCCTCACGGAGCAGGCCCGCACCCTGGCCCGCGCGGTGAAGGACGCGCTGCACGCGGCGGGCATCGCGCCCGAGCGACTGGGGACCGTCTTCACCTGTGAGAACACCCGAAAGGCGTTCGACGGGTGGGAGCATCGCGGGCTGCACGAAGCGCTCGGCACCCACGCGGCGCGCGTGGAAGTGGTCGGCATCAAGGAGACCCTGGGTGAGAGCTTCAGCGCGGCGGGCACGCTGGCCGTGATGCAGGCCGCGCGGGCGCTCGATTCAGGGCGGCTCGAATCCGACTGGGTCCTGGTCACCGCCCTGGGCGGGGAAGGCAGTGCCCTCGCCGTGGTGCTGCGCAGGTGCAGCCATGGGTGA